In one Kitasatospora cineracea genomic region, the following are encoded:
- a CDS encoding helix-turn-helix domain-containing protein, with the protein MTETAFSPSALARYIERRGLGTAELARAVGVSERAVQYWLAGRSAPGDRSFGRLLAVLRCDAQELCGRLRGTETLSDLRRDAGLEVGQAAAAVAERPWARDLGFDVGKLRALELGRAVAGWDGESPEMAGRVARALARVYGVPERVLLDAWRRSRPVDGAVPILPRREPGSGEASGPLAVWEELNERQRIYLACLFWQDQEEELLQQRSHARGGVRSAAREWRRMPLALDAPKELVGLTRLQERLRHEGVRDPGVGSSVAALRRRGLVTTYRDRVYIDGVGEVARTLVEVTRRGRSVARAALKVPNSKGTPAPLLSRWLWSVLVRVARAGGVGLDGSLAGRAPHALAVGRSPDGHNPSRGFIVLRHPDGVDSGPYFWFLTDSGRQHVKDYLGLYQELYPEVGTSDLNSAIE; encoded by the coding sequence ATGACCGAGACCGCGTTTTCTCCGTCCGCGCTGGCGAGGTACATCGAGCGGCGCGGCCTTGGCACGGCCGAGCTGGCGAGGGCCGTCGGCGTCTCCGAGCGGGCCGTGCAGTACTGGCTGGCGGGGCGGAGCGCTCCTGGGGATCGGTCGTTCGGGCGTTTGCTGGCCGTTCTGCGATGCGACGCGCAGGAGTTGTGCGGCCGGCTCCGCGGAACGGAGACGCTTTCGGATCTTCGCCGGGACGCGGGGCTGGAGGTAGGTCAGGCCGCCGCTGCAGTGGCCGAGAGGCCATGGGCTCGGGACTTGGGCTTCGACGTCGGGAAGCTCCGGGCGCTGGAGCTCGGACGGGCCGTAGCGGGGTGGGATGGAGAATCCCCGGAGATGGCCGGGAGAGTCGCACGTGCCCTCGCTCGGGTGTACGGCGTACCTGAGCGGGTGCTACTGGATGCCTGGCGTCGCAGTCGGCCGGTGGACGGGGCTGTGCCAATCCTTCCTAGGAGGGAGCCTGGCAGTGGAGAGGCATCCGGGCCGCTGGCAGTGTGGGAAGAGCTGAACGAGCGCCAGCGCATCTACCTGGCCTGTCTCTTCTGGCAGGACCAAGAGGAGGAACTACTGCAACAGCGGAGCCACGCGAGGGGCGGCGTCCGCAGTGCTGCGCGGGAGTGGCGAAGAATGCCCCTCGCGCTTGACGCGCCCAAGGAATTGGTCGGGCTAACTAGGCTTCAGGAGCGGCTACGGCACGAGGGTGTGCGCGATCCAGGAGTGGGCTCGTCGGTCGCCGCGTTGCGGCGACGCGGCCTGGTCACCACCTACCGGGACCGCGTGTACATCGACGGTGTCGGTGAGGTCGCTCGCACTCTGGTTGAGGTGACACGCCGCGGACGAAGCGTCGCGCGAGCGGCCCTGAAGGTACCCAACAGCAAAGGGACGCCGGCACCGCTGCTGTCCCGCTGGCTGTGGAGTGTCCTCGTGCGCGTCGCCCGCGCCGGCGGAGTCGGGCTGGACGGATCACTGGCGGGGCGAGCCCCGCACGCCCTGGCTGTCGGGCGAAGCCCGGACGGCCACAACCCCAGCCGAGGATTCATCGTTCTGCGTCATCCGGACGGCGTGGACAGCGGCCCGTACTTCTGGTTCCTGACCGACAGCGGCCGACAGCACGTGAAGGACTACCTTGGCTTATACCAGGAGCTGTACCCGGAGGTTGGGACTTCCGATCTAAACAGCGCGATCGAGTGA